CTCTTATCGCGCAGCTCGAAGAACGCCCGGCGGTGATCAATCTTGTGGGGTTGAGCGATGAGCCCTGTGATTGAGGTCTATCGTTTGCCAGGTTGAAAGAACGCCGCGCTCCGACCGGAGCGCGGCGCTTTTTTGCATCATTCAGAGGGGTGGGCCGCGCTTACTCCGAGCTTCGGCGCGTCTCCACCCCCTCCAACAGATACCCCGCCACACACTCACCCTGGGGCATGCCGTAGTCGATACCCATCGGGTAGTGGATGCCGCCGTAGAGCCGGGAGATGGCGGCTTCTTGAGCAGCATGGTTGAAGTCGTCGAAGTGGCGCAGGCCGAGGTCCTGGGACTGGTGGGTGCGGTCGGCAAAGGGGAATGCGCCGAGCTGTTCGGTGAGCACCCGGGCGGCGGCGGCCGAGGCGTTGGAGTGGCCGGAGGTGTATTCGGGGAAGGGCGGGGTGGTGACCAATGAGGTCCAGTCTTCCTCGATGTGATCGCGGATGTAGGTGACCGGGCGCAGGAGGTTGGAGCGGTACTTTTCGTCCCAGCAGGAGATGAAGGCGTCGGCCTGCACGAGACCCAGCAGGGCGACGGTTTCGGCGCTGCGGTCGAGGCGTTCGTGACGGTCCGCCAGAACCTGGGTGGCGATGCGCATCCAGTGTCCGGGCGGGGTGGGGCTTACGCCGACGTTATCGGCCCAGAAGTTGGCGATATGTTCCTGGTCGGGCGTCAGGGTGCGGGAGGCGTTCCAAACGGCGAGCGCCTGACGGTAGAGCGCGGAGTGCGGGAGGGTCTCAAACGCGGGGGGAGGAGGCGGGGCGCAGGCATCGGCCGCGGGCAGCGCAAAGGGGCGCAGACGCCCCCAGCCGGGCAAGAGCGCCTGCATGCCTTCGGCGGTCGGGCGCCAGGCGTGGGGCTCATCGGAGAACTCGTAGCTGACGGCCATCGCGTCGTCGTAGCCGTCGCCGTAGGCCCAGGCGTCGATGACCTCGGCGACGAGCACGCCGTAGGCACGCGAGCGCTCACGGACCCGGGCGCTGACACCGGCCTCGGCGCGTTGCTGCATGCCATCTTCGGCAAATGTTTCAAAGGCCTGACGGCTCTCGTCGCTGACAAAGAGCAAGGGCATCAGATGCCCCATGGTGGCGTGTGCGACCGTGTAGAAGTCGTAGTCGACTCCCGGCTCCAACGCCGGCAACGCGTCGAGGCCGGCGAGTTGGCCCCCGAAGGATTGCTGGCGAGGCATGCCGCCGAGCAGCGCCTCGTAGAGGGCCACGCCGGAGTAGGCCAGGATGCGGGAGGTTTGCGGCGGGGTCAGCCCATCGGCCTGCACACGATCCAGGGCGAGGTCCATCCAGCTTACCACCACATCGCCGCGCTCCTCGCCGATGGGCGTGGGGTTGCGTGGTGGAGCATCAAGCGCCTCATTGCACCCTGAGGTGAGGATGAAGGTTGCACTGAGAAGCGTGGCGATGGCGAGGCTTTGAAGCTGCATGATCTCCCCCCGGAGGTGTGATGTGCAGAGGTGGGCCAGAGAGGCGTGCGCGGCCCAAACACGCGGTCTTAGAAATGATCAACGACTGCCAGAGCAAATCTAATCGCTGGCCGACCGGTGGGAAGGGCGCCGGGCGGGCATGGCGAATTCTGGGTCGGGGTGTTGACCGGTCTGAACCTGTGATCAGGATTGCCCGGGTTCAGCTTGAGCCGGGGAGCCGTAGGGAGGCCTTGTCGTTGACACGCTTCGGGCGGCGCGGCACAACGTGGGGGCGCAATCTGGCGACTTACAGACGACTGAGACGTTCTGGCGTTTTTGGATAACGAGGGGATGATGACCGACTCGATCACCACACTGAGCATTAATACGATCCGCACGCTTTCGATGGACGCGGTGCAGGCTGCCAACAGCGGCCATCCGGGCGCGCCGATGGGGCTTGCACCCGTGGCCTATGCCATCTGGCAAAAGCACCTGCGTCACGACCCGGCCGATCCCACCTGGTTCAACCGCGATCGTTTTGTGCTCTCCAACGGTCACGCCTCCATGCTGCTCTACAGCCTGCTGCACCTGACGGGGTATGAGGCGATGACGCTCGAGCAGATTAAGAACTTCCGTCAGTGGGGAAGCCTCACCCCGGGTCACCCCGAGGCGGAGTTGACCCCGGGTGTGGAGACGACGACCGGGCCGCTGGGCCAGGGTTTTGCCACCGCCGTGGGCATGGCGATGGCGGAGGCGCATCTGCGCGAGCGCTTTAAGGGCGTGGTCGACCATTACACCTTCGGAATCTGCTCCGATGGCGATCTTATGGAAGGAGTCTCCCATGAGGCGGCCTCCCTGGCCGGGCACCTTGGGCTGGGTAAGCTGATCTTCCTCTACGACGATAATGAGATCACCATCGACGGTCGGACTGACATCGCCTTCACCGAAGACACCACCGGCCGCTTTGAAGCCT
This genomic stretch from Lujinxingia sediminis harbors:
- a CDS encoding vanadium-dependent haloperoxidase, with translation MQLQSLAIATLLSATFILTSGCNEALDAPPRNPTPIGEERGDVVVSWMDLALDRVQADGLTPPQTSRILAYSGVALYEALLGGMPRQQSFGGQLAGLDALPALEPGVDYDFYTVAHATMGHLMPLLFVSDESRQAFETFAEDGMQQRAEAGVSARVRERSRAYGVLVAEVIDAWAYGDGYDDAMAVSYEFSDEPHAWRPTAEGMQALLPGWGRLRPFALPAADACAPPPPPAFETLPHSALYRQALAVWNASRTLTPDQEHIANFWADNVGVSPTPPGHWMRIATQVLADRHERLDRSAETVALLGLVQADAFISCWDEKYRSNLLRPVTYIRDHIEEDWTSLVTTPPFPEYTSGHSNASAAAARVLTEQLGAFPFADRTHQSQDLGLRHFDDFNHAAQEAAISRLYGGIHYPMGIDYGMPQGECVAGYLLEGVETRRSSE